In Daphnia magna isolate NIES linkage group LG7, ASM2063170v1.1, whole genome shotgun sequence, a single genomic region encodes these proteins:
- the LOC116926043 gene encoding collagen alpha-1(III) chain isoform X3, with protein sequence MSSPFLLFACVCFVALFAAHVQPFHHQLRHLHPVGWHPYDERDSIETETTFDCAPTGPPVPYPTLDDEEVEEPYGTFDVKAFRKHSLYDPWSKASRFVNEKLRFVTKYIPLTPGPPGPPGPPGPTGPMGPTGPTGPDGPAGPPGSTGTPGLPGDDGMNGMNGMNGMPGDNGVPGTAGPEGMDGVTGAPGVPGQDVTASPNTAITEGGDGGDGGEGGEDGEGGEGGEGGDGGRSLNLTSVPIGPPTSNGVGHSADVGCRRRSARKDASPAFGKTSQLEPWYQASRYVSEKLRIFTKYISITPGPTGPPGPPGPTGPTGPTGPTGRTGPTGDAGELGEPGAKGAAGVNGTMGQHGVNGTAGVNGVVGAPGSNGTNGAPGAPGSNGTPGGGGGSSSSSAAGGGGGGGGGGGRSFAAHPFTSDRPVGPPSSYSNDPYGPIDRLLERGERALVDLFHGNAAWRPWYKAGRYVVNKLRFFQTYFPLTGPPGPPGPPGTTGPTGPPGLTGPTGTPGPKGAMGRAGPPGPPGNDGIPGVPGVNGAAGTPGAAGPPGADGVPGVPGVPGKSGVPGAGGGSSSSSAAGGGGGGGGGGGRSIYFPN encoded by the exons ATGTCGTCTCCCTTCTTGTTATTTGCTTGCGTGTGTTTCGTGGCTCTTTTCGCCGCACACGTACAGCCGTTTCATCATCAATTGAGGCATCTACACCCAG TAGGATGGCATCCGTACGACGAACGCGATTCAATCGAAACAGAAACGACGTTCGACTGCGCTCCAACCGGACCACCAGTGCCCTACCCGACGCTAGACGATGAAGAAGTCGAGGAACCCTATG GAACGTTCGACGTCAAAGCATTTCGCAAACATTCGCTCTACGATCCTTGGAGCAAAGCTTCCAGATTCGTGAACGAGAAACTGAGATTCGTGACGAAATACATTCCTCTTACACCGGGACCACCTG GTCCCCCAGGACCTCCAGGGCCCACGGGGCCTATGGGGCCAACTGGACCGACTGGACCAGACGGACCCGCAGGTCCTCCGGGGTCAACAGGCACACCTGGTCTTCCTGGAGATGACGGTATGAACGGCATGAATGGTATGAACGGCATGCCTGGCGATAACGGCGTGCCCGGGACAGCTGGACCAGAAGGAATGGATGGCGTAACAGGTGCCCCTGGCGTGCCTGGACAAGATGTCACCGCCAGCCCCAATACAGCAATAACTGAAGGCGGTGATGGCGGTGATGGTGGTGAAGGCGGTGAAGATGGTGAAGGCGGTGAAGGCGGTGAAGGCGGTGATGGTGGTCGGTCTTTGAATTTGACGAGCGTCCCAATCGGTCCGCCAACCTCCAATGGTGTCGGTCACTCTGCTG ATGTCGGCTGCCGACGTCGTTCTGCACGCAAAGACGCATCACCTGCATTTGGCAAAACATCTCAGTTAGAGCCCTGGTATCAAGCGTCCCGATATGTCAGCGAAAAACTACGAATTTTCACTAAATACATCTCAATCACACCTGGCCCAACAG GTCCCCCAGGCCCTCCGGGACCTACTGGGCCCACAGGTCCTACGGGTCCTACTGGACGCACAGGGCCAACTGGCGATGCTGGTGAACTAGGGGAACCAGGTGCAAAGGGGGCCGCTGGAGTTAACGGTACAATGGGGCAACATGGTGTAAATGGAACAGCGGGTGTCAACGGTGTTGTTGGTGCTCCTGGTTCTAACGGTACCAACGGGGCACCTGGTGCACCCGGTTCTAATGGAACACCGGGTGGAGGAGGTGGATCGTCCTCTTCATCTGCTGCCGGGGGTGGCGGTGGAGGCGGCGGAGGAGGTGGCCGTTCCTTTGCCGCCCACCCCTTCACATCGGATAGACCCGTTGGGCCGCCATCGTCCTACTCCAACGATCCTTACG GTCCGATAGACAGACTGCTGGAACGCGGAGAGAGGGCCCTAGTTGACCTATTTCACGGGAATGCCGCGTGGCGGCCGTGGTACAAGGCCGGCAGATACGTCGTCAACAAGTTGAGGTTTTTCCAAACTTATTTCCCACTAACGGGACCTCCAG GTCCTCCGGGCCCGCCTGGCACTACAGGTCCAACAGGACCACCGGGATTAACGGGGCCTACAGGGACCCCAGGACCAAAGGGCGCTATGGGACGTGCGGGACCTCCTGGCCCACCCGGAAACGACGGTATACCTGGCGTTCCTGGCGTCAATGGCGCTGCAGGTACCCCAGGAGCTGCTGGGCCACCCGGAGCGGACGGCGTTCCTGGCGTACCAGGAGTGCCGGGCAAATCGGGCGTTCCTGGAGCAGGTGGAGgatcttcgtcttcatcgGCGGCAGGAGGAGGCGGAGGAGGCGGTGGTGGTGGCGGTCGATCAATTTATTTTCCCAattga
- the LOC116926048 gene encoding collagen alpha-1(I) chain, which yields MLSPYLLLTCFVAFLSVGSETYRQPLHLADADAFAEYHAQGEDGPTGPPPVHSTPEEAHELADDDGPIGPPIHSEADDLVVPPQGPAHHHEASRKQSRFNNPWYRAGRYIGEKLRFFQSYFPLTGPPGPTGPTGPAGPTGPTGPTGATGPTGVTGPTGPTGPTGPSGNDGIPGIPGSPGAAGAAGAAGVPGSDGTPGVPGVPGAAGAAGAAGGSSSSSAGGGGGGGGGGANAAADAAASTSSGSSASSSSSSSSSSSSSSAAAADAAASASAQATATAFDIVELARTIVDEASDVNAVALATRIIDLATSIIDDPEDLSATSATATHIIQLAGTIVSDSTDPIATTNAADIIQLAADIHLVVNDALALIAKAEAEDKDPNHSEDSDKDSSDSGAKPGAGGKPGAGGKPGEGGRPGAPGLPGSSAGPSAPSSSSAPAKRPAAPAKRPTASKKPSSFNKRPIPAKKPAPSIRPAPLSHSAPLSPPAPLGRPGPPGPPLVNFL from the exons CTGTTGCTCACCTGTTTCGTTGCATTTCTGTCCGTTGGAAGTGAAACGTACCGGCAACCGTTGCATCTCGCAGATGCAG ATGCGTTTGCCGAATATCACGCACAAGGAGAAGACGGTCCGACCGGTCCACCACCGGTCCATTCAACGCCCGAGGAAGCCCACG AGTTGGCCGACGACGACGGACCCATTGGACCGCCGATTCATTCAGAAGCCGACGATCTAGTTGTTCCACCTCAAGGGCCAGCTCACCATCACGAAGCGTCTCGCAAACAATCTCGATTCAACAATCCTTGGTACAGGGCTGGCCGCTACATTGGCGAAAAGCTGAGATTCTTCCAATCCTATTTCCCACTGACCGGACCACCAG GTCCAACTGGACCAACTGGCCCTGCCGGACCCACGGGACCCACAGGTCCTACTGGAGCAACAGGGCCAACAGGCGTGACAGGACCCACGGGTCCTACAGGTCCCACAGGCCCGTCAGGCAATGACGGCATCCCAGGTATCCCTGGATCTCCAGGCGCGGCCGGAGCAGCCGGTGCCGCCGGCGTGCCAGGATCCGACGGTACCCCCGGTGTTCCAGGTGTACCCGGCGCGGCTGGCGCTGCCGGTGCAGCCGGTGGATCTTCATCGTCCTCTGCTGGAGGTGGAGGAGGTGGCGGCGGTGGAGGTGCTAATGCCGCAGCCGACGCAGCAGCTTCGACATCTTCCGGCTCTTCAGCTTCGTCTTCCTCgtcttcctcctcctcttcgtcgtcgtcgtctgCTGCTGCCGCTGACGCTGCCGCCTCTGCCTCGGCCCAAGCCACCGCAACGGCTTTCGACATTGTCGAATTGGCCAGGACGATCGTCGACGAAGCGTCCGATGTGAACGCCGTTGCTTTGGCTACTCGCATCATCGACTTGGCTACGAGCATCATCGACGATCCGGAAGATTTGTCGGCCACGTCTGCCACGGCCACTCACATCATTCAGCTGGCGGGCACCATCGTTTCAGACTCGACCGATCCGATCGCCACGACCAATGCGGCCGACATCATCCAGCTGGCGGCCGACATCCATCTGGTCGTCAACGACGCCCTCGCTCTGATTGCCAAAGCCGAAGCCGAGGATAAAGATCCCAATCATTCGGAAGACAGCGACAAAGATTCTTCCGATTCCGGAGCCAAACCGGGAGCTGGGGGTAAGCCGGGAGCTGGGGGTAAACCGGGAGAAGGTGGACGACCAGGAGCGCCGGGTTTGCCAGGCTCATCCGCCGGCCCGTCGGCCCCGAGCTCTTCATCGGCGCCAGCAAAGAGACCAGCGGCTCCTGCGAAACGTCCGACGGCGTCAAAGAAACCGAGTTCGTTCAACAAGAGGCCGATCCCGGCGAAAAAACCGGCGCCATCTATTCGCCCAGCGCCTCTAAGTCATTCGGCTCCTCTAAGTCCACCTGCTCCTTTAGGTCGGCCCGGTCCGCCTGGTCCACCTCTCGTTAATTTCCTCTAA